The nucleotide window CGAGATTAAAGCTTTGTCCCACACACTCGCTGCCTTATCGGTAATCATCAGCACGTCAATGTCACTGTCCACCTTGTAATCCCCCCTCGCCACAGAGCCGAACAGGATTACCCTGCACGACGGGTCTACCTCTTCCATACATACCCTCTTTATCTCCCTTACATACTCCCTAGCATGGGCTAATATCTCCTTCCTCTTACTCCACCATTTATACGATTCCCAATACACTGAGGACCCCCTTG belongs to Stygiolobus caldivivus and includes:
- a CDS encoding nucleotidyltransferase domain-containing protein: MYWESYKWWSKRKEILAHAREYVREIKRVCMEEVDPSCRVILFGSVARGDYKVDSDIDVLMITDKAASVWDKALISSRIKERIGFGDPLELHVVTRKEFEEWYMKFIDVYEEF